The following coding sequences are from one Venturia canescens isolate UGA chromosome 5, ASM1945775v1, whole genome shotgun sequence window:
- the LOC122411593 gene encoding RNA-binding motif protein, X-linked 2-like translates to MNPLTNVKNIAKLGENDLRGNQKTSWHDEYRDSAWIFIGGFPYDLTEGDLITVFSQYGEVVNINLVRDKHTGKQKGYGFLCYEDQRSTILAVDNLNGSKILGRTIRVDHVANYKAPKDSAKIDDVTRKLRLEGCAPTNN, encoded by the coding sequence ATGAATCCGTTGACCAACGTGAAAAACATTGCCAAATTAGGCGAAAACGATTTACGAGGAAATCAAAAAACTTCGTGGCACGACGAATATAGGGACAGCGCTTGGATTTTCATCGGTGGTTTTCCTTACGATCTCACCGAAGGAGATCTTATAACAGTATTTTCCCAGTACGGTGAGGTCGTTAACATCAATTTGGTTCGCGACAAACATACGGGGAAACAAAAAGGCTATGGATTTTTGTGTTATGAAGATCAACGGAGTACCATTCTCGCTGTGGATAACCTAAACGGTAGTAAAATTCTAGGAAGAACGATTCGCGTCGATCACGTTGCCAATTACAAAGCACCCAAAGATTCTGCAAAAATCGACGATGTTACAAGGAAATTGCGACTCGAGGGATGTGCGCCGACGAATAACTAA